One part of the Mariniflexile litorale genome encodes these proteins:
- a CDS encoding WD40 repeat domain-containing protein translates to MIQHQSPISGIDSFQDKYIATAGYDNRVILWDQKTKMSLARGYHDHLANSCKFSNCGTLLVSAGSDHLARLWEVPSMKLLAVFYDHKDDVEKIVVSSDGKHVATASRDNIVRLFASDGRLIRRYIGHEMDVISVAFSENGKELISCGDDGTIRIWDIDTGIEKNKLEFGDIETDTICIKNGVIYAGNDEGTISVIINQEVAFNISVHKAGIKNITYDEQSDMVLSCSYDYNVMLWRPDEKEGLVLIEKIECPLEVWLRASVIVNANTLAFGTFGNTYCNYYRDTKTWDLSTVNPTFGVNAVSVFNNQIVTIGDEGAIYLDGKKQVELGSLCNFLLLFDTFVLTGGQAGIIFNALTGEVIYKHHSPLNCGTSFKKEGRKMAVIGTYTGEGVVLEIRNGAVLFVEEIELHNNAIKGLASNDKILFSVCATSACAFFDLADFRVISRNLNAHDKIANGASVSRNGTFVSVSRDLKLRIWNTETFTSEVIETPHNHSLKCVAVGGKYDNLVGIGSYHGNTSIYNLKTKKWVWLKRFSTSGISSVYYDRGKEMFLFSSYDGKVYQLATKEFESPVMTLDSLENVAV, encoded by the coding sequence ATGATACAACATCAATCGCCAATTAGCGGAATAGATTCATTCCAAGATAAATATATTGCAACTGCTGGTTATGATAATCGCGTTATTCTTTGGGATCAAAAAACAAAGATGTCACTTGCAAGAGGATATCATGATCACTTAGCCAATTCATGTAAATTTAGTAACTGTGGAACCTTATTAGTTAGTGCTGGTAGTGACCATTTAGCAAGGCTTTGGGAAGTGCCATCCATGAAATTATTAGCTGTTTTTTATGACCATAAAGATGATGTAGAAAAAATAGTTGTTTCTTCAGATGGTAAACATGTAGCAACTGCTTCAAGAGATAATATAGTCCGCCTTTTTGCTTCAGACGGACGCTTAATACGCAGGTATATTGGACATGAAATGGATGTTATTTCTGTTGCATTTAGCGAGAATGGAAAAGAATTGATCTCTTGTGGAGATGATGGAACAATTCGCATATGGGATATTGATACGGGAATAGAAAAAAACAAATTAGAGTTTGGAGATATTGAAACCGACACCATTTGCATTAAAAATGGAGTGATTTATGCAGGAAATGACGAAGGAACTATTTCGGTAATTATAAATCAAGAAGTCGCATTTAATATTTCGGTTCATAAGGCTGGAATAAAGAACATAACTTATGATGAGCAGTCAGACATGGTTTTAAGTTGTAGCTATGATTATAACGTTATGTTATGGCGCCCTGATGAGAAAGAAGGATTGGTACTAATCGAAAAAATAGAATGTCCGCTAGAGGTTTGGCTTCGCGCTTCTGTAATTGTAAATGCCAACACATTGGCTTTTGGAACCTTTGGGAATACATATTGTAACTATTACAGAGATACAAAAACTTGGGACTTATCTACCGTTAATCCTACCTTTGGAGTAAATGCTGTTAGTGTTTTTAATAACCAAATAGTAACTATAGGTGATGAAGGTGCTATTTATTTGGATGGGAAGAAGCAGGTTGAATTAGGTAGTTTATGTAACTTTTTACTTTTGTTTGATACATTCGTATTAACAGGTGGGCAAGCAGGCATTATTTTTAATGCCTTGACAGGCGAAGTGATATATAAGCATCATTCTCCTCTTAATTGCGGAACTTCTTTTAAAAAGGAAGGTAGGAAAATGGCAGTTATAGGAACTTATACCGGTGAGGGTGTTGTTTTAGAAATACGTAATGGAGCAGTTCTTTTTGTGGAAGAGATTGAGCTTCATAACAATGCTATTAAGGGCTTAGCAAGTAATGATAAAATCCTTTTTAGTGTTTGTGCTACGAGTGCATGTGCCTTTTTTGACTTAGCCGATTTTAGAGTTATTTCAAGAAATTTAAATGCGCATGATAAGATTGCAAATGGTGCTAGTGTTTCTAGAAACGGAACCTTTGTGAGCGTTAGCCGAGATTTAAAATTACGTATTTGGAATACAGAAACATTCACTTCAGAAGTTATTGAGACACCTCATAATCATTCTTTAAAATGTGTTGCGGTTGGAGGCAAATATGATAACCTAGTAGGAATAGGTTCTTACCACGGTAACACAAGTATATATAACTTAAAAACTAAAAAATGGGTTTGGCTTAAACGTTTTTCGACTTCAGGGATTTCAAGCGTCTATTACGATAGGGGTAAAGAAATGTTTTTATTTTCATCTTATGATGGAAAAGTATATCAACTAGCTACTAAGGAATTTGAATCTCCTGTAATGACCTTAGATAGCTTAGAAAATGTTGCGGTTTAG
- a CDS encoding methyltransferase, which yields MISNIETNHQITQIWQRFLSFSTSFRNSTILFSALELNIFDFIDKDGSTIEAIASTKNISNISCEQLLNALVSLKYIIFFEGKYYPNEIDSIGYLKTISDVSFRNDLLLQKQENEVWLNLAKIARGEYKVPKSYSSELLENNIMKYKGILNANLNAAGYCLSSVSECIREQKTVLDIGGGDGVHAKVLLAINPQMKLSVLDLPNCFDGCVNNLSEEIEKKQVKLVSGDALALEQDKKYDLVTLNELLEIFSRKDKLNILKSTRKLSSKIIITKFSLHDTGTSPGGGAIFSLRMFVKYPQSYLSTDSEISELLKLAGYDDIIIHRIPNKNKTVIIAGFDNPILTSDTEKNAVTDALGIDKSMLAAWNHHLQNACKFRLSSVFQAAVELKLFSYFKPFIGVSTEVIASEIQVDPLMLSLLLNSYVAMGLLKKIGQDYVATDILEPILSDERRESYLNELLIYQSENKSWLKMTEKLQGLIPKTVSFEDDMIQANTTESYISSIELANKDFVSKLLATISKNLESSESILDIGGGHGFHARSICTRYPNNTVSILDLPSMLEVTKKFCDSFIESGAILLHAGDATKFDLGKTFDVIMMNDILHYFSPDEVQLILTNVKNHLKVDGVLIISDFALDFHKNVSNHIFSIKAHLKTKKGRVHSLQNLMNYLNNLEMDPFEYQEIDNKLILLSKKSIK from the coding sequence ATGATTTCTAATATCGAAACCAATCATCAAATTACACAAATATGGCAACGTTTTTTAAGTTTTTCAACTTCTTTCAGGAATAGTACGATTCTTTTCTCTGCATTGGAATTGAATATTTTCGATTTTATTGATAAAGATGGATCAACTATTGAAGCTATTGCTTCTACTAAGAACATATCTAACATTTCGTGCGAACAACTGCTAAATGCATTGGTGTCATTAAAATATATAATATTTTTTGAAGGAAAATATTACCCCAACGAAATAGATAGTATTGGGTATTTAAAAACAATTTCAGATGTTAGTTTTAGAAACGATTTATTACTTCAAAAACAGGAAAATGAAGTCTGGTTAAATCTTGCTAAGATTGCTCGAGGTGAATACAAAGTACCTAAATCTTATTCTTCTGAATTGTTAGAAAATAACATTATGAAGTATAAGGGAATATTAAATGCGAACCTTAACGCGGCAGGATATTGCTTAAGTTCGGTTTCAGAATGTATTCGAGAACAAAAAACGGTTTTAGATATTGGTGGAGGTGATGGTGTACATGCAAAAGTGCTATTAGCTATTAACCCTCAAATGAAACTTTCAGTTTTAGATCTTCCAAATTGCTTTGATGGCTGTGTAAACAATCTTTCTGAAGAAATAGAAAAGAAACAAGTAAAACTTGTGTCTGGAGATGCTTTAGCACTTGAACAGGACAAGAAATACGATTTGGTAACTTTAAATGAATTATTAGAAATTTTTTCTCGAAAGGATAAATTGAATATTCTAAAAAGTACTAGAAAACTATCTTCTAAAATTATTATAACTAAATTTAGTTTACACGATACTGGCACAAGCCCTGGTGGTGGTGCCATTTTCTCATTGAGAATGTTTGTTAAATACCCTCAAAGTTACTTAAGTACTGATTCTGAAATCTCAGAATTATTAAAACTTGCGGGATATGATGATATTATTATTCATAGGATTCCTAATAAAAACAAAACAGTAATAATTGCTGGATTTGATAACCCTATACTAACATCCGATACAGAAAAAAATGCTGTAACGGATGCTTTGGGGATAGATAAATCAATGTTGGCAGCTTGGAATCATCATCTACAAAATGCCTGTAAATTTAGGTTGTCTAGTGTGTTTCAGGCAGCAGTTGAACTTAAATTGTTTAGCTATTTCAAACCTTTTATAGGTGTTAGCACAGAAGTGATTGCTAGCGAGATTCAAGTGGATCCGCTCATGCTAAGTTTATTGTTAAATAGTTACGTGGCTATGGGGTTACTAAAAAAAATAGGTCAAGATTATGTCGCTACAGATATACTAGAACCAATTCTTTCAGACGAAAGAAGGGAGTCCTATTTAAATGAATTGCTTATCTATCAATCTGAAAATAAATCTTGGTTAAAAATGACAGAGAAGCTTCAAGGTTTAATTCCAAAGACTGTTTCTTTCGAAGATGACATGATTCAGGCCAATACAACTGAGTCCTATATAAGTTCGATAGAGCTGGCTAATAAAGATTTTGTTTCAAAATTATTAGCCACTATTTCCAAAAATTTAGAATCATCAGAATCTATTTTAGATATTGGTGGTGGACATGGCTTTCATGCGCGTTCTATTTGTACTAGATACCCAAATAACACCGTCAGTATTTTAGATTTACCGTCTATGTTAGAAGTTACAAAAAAATTTTGTGATTCATTTATTGAAAGCGGAGCTATTCTACTTCATGCCGGTGATGCAACTAAATTTGACTTAGGGAAAACGTTTGACGTAATAATGATGAACGATATACTCCATTATTTTTCTCCAGATGAGGTACAGCTTATTCTAACGAATGTAAAGAATCACCTTAAGGTTGATGGGGTTTTGATAATTTCAGACTTTGCTTTAGACTTCCACAAAAATGTGTCTAATCATATTTTTTCTATTAAAGCACATTTAAAAACAAAAAAAGGTCGAGTTCATAGTTTACAAAATTTAATGAACTATCTAAATAATTTAGAAATGGATCCATTTGAGTATCAAGAAATAGATAATAAATTAATTCTTTTATCAAAAAAAAGTATAAAATAA
- a CDS encoding tyrosinase family protein has protein sequence MGNSTTAATWYGGIRQMFTQTDIDHMKPHGILLNDYDSVKSKASGIYGQLAAGNMPPGNPWPKSQVQTFLDWFSNGCPKGTPTKKSAASLKMMATVSATRIRKDVTNLSETELATLKKAFIGVMKLDITNPNSYFMQAGLHGLPNPFCMHHVPRYNPWHRAFIYNFENALRSIRGCEDVTMPYWDLFNDFPDILNQQPFDSYTLPETLNANYPKGYKTRRNQLKQIEANFKQYDVLTDFTRAKTQLDWEDYHGGHAFSAPNDTSIQAHDSGHVSIGPTMADQNVAAFDPIFWFYHCNIDRMFWEWQKKMYATDINGLLSTITTTDSRNVFTIPVLESIPPFTDTAPHLNTIKIVDSIVNLDVDYVSPVTATKDLAMASFETKRRGSVAASAKFQVDTDIANVRVKGINRIKIPGSFKVHLLKDGKVIASKAFFQPSEVDKCPNCVENPMVHMDFKIPLKTIKSGKLETWIEPIDHAPFGDHFPHKMMGNPTINVRLLLRNE, from the coding sequence ATGGGTAATTCAACTACAGCAGCAACATGGTACGGAGGAATTCGTCAAATGTTCACACAAACAGATATCGATCATATGAAGCCTCATGGCATTCTATTAAATGACTATGATTCAGTAAAATCTAAAGCATCTGGAATATACGGGCAATTAGCAGCTGGAAATATGCCACCTGGTAACCCTTGGCCTAAAAGTCAAGTGCAGACATTTTTAGATTGGTTTTCTAATGGGTGTCCAAAAGGAACACCTACAAAAAAATCAGCTGCTAGCCTTAAAATGATGGCTACTGTAAGTGCAACTCGTATAAGAAAAGATGTTACTAACTTATCTGAAACGGAGTTAGCAACTCTTAAAAAAGCATTTATTGGAGTTATGAAATTAGACATAACCAATCCAAATAGTTACTTCATGCAAGCTGGATTACATGGTTTGCCAAACCCATTTTGTATGCATCATGTACCACGATACAATCCTTGGCATCGAGCTTTTATCTATAATTTTGAAAACGCACTAAGAAGTATTCGTGGGTGTGAGGATGTTACCATGCCATATTGGGATTTATTTAATGATTTTCCGGATATATTAAACCAACAACCTTTTGATAGCTATACACTTCCAGAAACGCTAAATGCTAACTATCCTAAAGGGTACAAAACACGGAGAAACCAGTTAAAACAAATAGAAGCCAATTTTAAGCAATACGATGTGTTAACTGATTTTACACGTGCAAAAACCCAATTAGATTGGGAAGATTATCATGGTGGACACGCGTTTAGTGCGCCTAATGATACGTCTATACAAGCTCATGACTCTGGCCATGTTTCTATTGGACCAACTATGGCAGACCAAAACGTTGCAGCATTCGATCCTATTTTTTGGTTTTACCATTGTAATATAGATCGTATGTTCTGGGAGTGGCAAAAAAAGATGTACGCCACAGACATTAATGGCTTACTCTCAACAATTACTACAACAGACAGTAGAAATGTTTTTACCATTCCTGTTTTAGAGAGCATCCCACCATTTACAGACACTGCGCCACATTTGAATACAATTAAGATTGTGGACTCAATCGTAAACTTAGATGTAGATTATGTTTCACCAGTTACTGCAACAAAAGACTTAGCTATGGCATCATTTGAAACAAAACGTAGAGGCTCTGTAGCAGCTTCAGCAAAATTCCAAGTCGATACAGATATTGCTAACGTACGTGTTAAAGGTATCAATCGTATTAAAATACCTGGAAGCTTTAAGGTACACTTATTAAAAGATGGAAAAGTTATAGCATCAAAAGCCTTTTTTCAACCTTCAGAAGTCGATAAATGTCCAAATTGTGTTGAAAATCCAATGGTTCATATGGATTTTAAAATTCCATTAAAAACAATAAAATCTGGAAAATTAGAAACTTGGATAGAACCGATAGATCATGCTCCATTTGGTGATCATTTTCCGCATAAAATGATGGGTAACCCAACTATTAATGTAAGGTTGTTATTAAGAAATGAATAA
- a CDS encoding type II toxin-antitoxin system ParD family antitoxin gives MSTVRKTITFTEKQDKWIKSRIEVGEFTNDSEYLRDLVRRDQAKNAKFSALKAAITEGMESGISNKSVPDIMKEVEERMRADGRL, from the coding sequence ATGTCAACAGTTAGAAAAACAATAACATTTACTGAAAAACAAGATAAGTGGATAAAATCACGAATTGAAGTTGGAGAATTTACTAATGATAGTGAATATCTTCGTGATTTAGTAAGACGAGATCAGGCAAAAAACGCTAAATTTTCCGCACTAAAAGCTGCTATAACAGAAGGTATGGAAAGCGGCATTAGCAATAAATCTGTCCCAGATATTATGAAAGAAGTCGAAGAACGTATGCGAGCAGATGGGCGTTTATAA
- a CDS encoding type II toxin-antitoxin system RelE/ParE family toxin, producing MGVYKVSGKAESDLTKMYEYGIETFGLKQAQAYLFGIHDIFQVLSDNINLGRDASEFVISLKRFSYKSHTIFYLATDIDILIVRILNQSMDYENNL from the coding sequence ATGGGCGTTTATAAAGTATCTGGAAAGGCAGAAAGTGATCTTACCAAAATGTACGAATATGGAATAGAAACATTTGGATTAAAACAGGCGCAAGCATATTTATTTGGAATACACGATATTTTTCAAGTTTTATCAGATAATATCAATCTTGGACGCGATGCCTCAGAATTTGTAATATCTTTAAAAAGGTTTTCTTATAAATCTCACACTATTTTTTATTTGGCTACAGATATTGATATTTTAATTGTTCGTATACTAAACCAAAGTATGGATTATGAAAATAATTTATAA
- a CDS encoding response regulator transcription factor, whose amino-acid sequence MKLKCLIVDDEHIARKILADYVGKVPELELVASCSSALQALNHIKQDSIDILFLDIQMPDLTGLDFLKILPNRPATILTTAYSEYAVQSYELDVIDYLLKPIDFERFYKAIAKVISLKDSKINDSSKTSSTQPTDKLFIKADSKIVSIAFHDTIVINGQGPYVQIISIQGQKIMSLQSMSKLEELLPSNFYRIHRSHIVNINHIDSIEGNMVKLKNHTAIISKNKRDEFLKLIDQLNLLRD is encoded by the coding sequence ATGAAACTAAAATGCCTTATTGTTGATGATGAACATATTGCTCGAAAAATCCTTGCCGATTATGTTGGTAAAGTACCTGAATTGGAACTGGTGGCTTCTTGTAGTTCGGCTCTACAGGCACTCAATCATATTAAACAAGATAGTATAGATATTTTATTTCTTGATATTCAAATGCCTGACCTAACAGGCCTTGATTTTCTAAAAATCTTACCTAATAGACCAGCCACGATTCTAACTACGGCATATTCGGAGTATGCCGTACAGAGTTATGAATTGGATGTTATAGATTATTTATTAAAACCAATAGATTTTGAGCGGTTTTACAAAGCTATTGCCAAAGTTATTTCTTTAAAAGATTCTAAAATAAATGATTCCTCTAAAACTTCATCTACTCAACCTACAGATAAACTTTTTATTAAGGCTGATAGTAAAATCGTTAGTATTGCATTTCACGACACCATTGTGATTAATGGTCAAGGACCTTATGTACAAATTATTTCCATTCAAGGACAAAAAATTATGTCGTTACAATCTATGAGTAAATTAGAAGAATTGCTCCCTTCCAATTTTTACAGAATACATCGGTCTCATATTGTCAATATTAATCATATAGACAGCATTGAAGGCAATATGGTTAAATTAAAAAATCACACAGCTATAATAAGCAAAAATAAACGAGACGAATTTCTTAAGTTAATCGATCAACTCAATTTATTAAGAGATTGA